CATTCCATTCTTATCTTTTCCATGTAGCTGTTCTCCCGCTATCTGGCAGCTAACGAGAAGTCCATTCTGTGCCATGGAAAACAGAGTTTGTATGTCAAGGATAAGAAGACAGTGGATAGCATCCTCTGCCTCTGGCGAAACCCAGACTTACTCTAGTAATGGGCAGATCTATCTCAGTGAGAGCTGCGTGAAGGTATGATTCCCTGGAGCTCCCTCGACAGACctatgtagcaatagcaatagcatttcaactcatgtactgcttcacagtgctttacagccctctctaagcagtttacagagagtaagcatattgcctccaacaatctgagtcctcattttatcgaccttggaaggatggaaggctaagtcaaccttgagcctactgagattcgatctgccaaagtgctggcagctggtgatcagcagaactagcttgtagtactgcactctaaccactgtgctacagagtcctcggagaggggcggcatacaaatctaataaaataataataataataataataatagtaatagtaataataataataataataataataataataataattattattattattattattattattattattattattattattattattattatgtcagtacaacacagaaaacgagatcactgctggatttcgtatttcatcaccagtcgggcgcttcccaagcacctaggacttcgtgatgtagcggcgaatcatgtttgccgatcccagtaaagtggccttttgcaattgacagatggagattttgtcaattccgatggttttcaaatgtccgctgagatcctttggtactgtgcccagcgtgccaagtaccactgggaccactttcactggttctttgccactggtaaatggtatttACGACACAAGTTACAGTGGATCCTGTGCTGGaactatcattcattcattcattcattcattcattcattcattcattcattcattcattcattcattcattcattcttattattattattattattattattattattattattattagctgttGGATGCCTCCAGGAGTACAGTACACACTGCTGATTGTTGTGCCCACATAATGCATCATTTTATGAATCTATATTTCTTTCATAGATAAATAGAGGCATAAATGTATGTTTGATTCAGTTTAAAGGATACAAACTAGAAGTATGCAATATTTACATTTGCAAACAGCAAGGATTATTTGGATTTTTGCAGAGGCATTGGTCCTATTGGTCTTAATGGGTAATATTCTGAGACAACAGAAGCTCAGGAAAGTAATGTATTTAGGTTATTAGGAATATTTCTTTTCCTGAGCTGCATGTCCCCTCCCACCATGCCCCCTCCCACCCCATCATAGACATCAATCCCTAAAGGCTAGCCAGAAGATATATTCCCAAGTCACATCCAGAGTGTTCTTACCGCTTCGGATACTGAATGGAATGCCTCTGCAGCATATAGCCACAATATAAACTGTGTATATAATTATATGAAACTGTAGTGTGGTTATGTATTAGTGGGGTGACTGCAGTTTgtagttatttaattatttaatttcaaTCTGTTAAGGACCCAAGTTTCAAAACAGAGGCTAAGAAAAAGGAAGTTAAATATAatgcaggtagttcttgacttatgaccaaggagcccaaaatttatgctgctaagcaagatagttaaatgagttttgtcccattttatgacctttgttaCCTATCAGTTGTTAAGTTATCACtatgatggtttttaagtgactctgacttccccattgactttgcctgtcagaaggtcgGAAAATGTGGTCCCATAAACCTGGAACACTAACCCTCCTATATATGAGTCAGCTGCAACCATCCGAATTttagtcaattcaattcaattcaattcaatttattagatttgtatgccgcccctctccgaagactcggggcggctcacaacaacaataaaaacaatattctagcgaaaacaaatctaatattaaaaagcacataaaaaccctatcatatttaaaaagcaaacaacacatgcatatccaaacataaatataaaaaagcttgggcgaaaagtgtctcaactcccccatgcctggcagtatacatgggtcttgagtaatttatgaaagacaaggagggtgggggcagttctaatctccggggggagttgattccagagggccggggccgccacagagaaggctcttcccctggggcccgccaaacgacattgtttagtcgatgggacccggagaaggccaactctgtgggaccttatcggtcgctgggattcgtgtggtagcaggcggttccggaggtactctggtcacATGACAATGGGGCTACCACAGTGTTCAtaatggtgaaaaatggctgtaagtcactttttcagcgctgatgtaactttgaagggttactaaatgaatgattgtaagtgaaggactacttgtacttcaTGCTTAAGAATAAAGAGGTACCTTGTTAAGCTTCCAGAAATCAAAGAATACTTTGAGGAAGTATAACCTTCAAGGTTGATTAGTTTGGTGTAAGAATAAATGTTTATTTCATGGTAAACATAGAAGCCATACACTTGTTTCAGTATGCTCTCTCAAACAAAATCCCCTGACATATgtgaataaacaaatataaacattGTTTGTTTTGTCCTAATTGCTTTAACTACCACAAAGATTTGATTCAACTGATCAAGCAGAGGACAAAGTTCAGTTTGATTTTAGTTAAAGGCAACAAAGGATTTAAAAAGTTGATTCTAGTATTTGGCTCTGCCTTGAgactttcattcatttatttcatttcattcatttatttccctgaaaataagaccggaTCTTATATTCTTTTGAcctctgaaataataataataataatttattagatttgtatgccgcccctctccgaggacttggtcTTATATTTTGAGGTGTAGGGGGCAGCGAGTGTGGTCACTTCATGGCTGCTGGGCACTTTAACCACAGCCCACAGATCATTGGTGGTGCCACTGCTCGCATGCACAAGGACACAACAAGCCCCACAGGTCATAATGAAGCTCGCAGCAGTGCTGCCATTCGTGCATGGAGTGGCACAAAAATCCTTGCAGAGTCCTTCTACAAGAGGCTGCGATGGTGGCACAAAGACTCATTTCTGGTGGAGTTTACGGGAGAGAAATAAAGATTTCTACAATACTGTTTCTGTTGCTTTGGTTGCGTGCAGCCAAAGGTTCACGAAAGGCAGGAAGATGAAAtattatttgtattgtatttattagatttggatgccgcccctctccgaagactcggggcggctaacaacaatataaaaagacaatgtaaacaaatctaatattaaaaaacaatctaaaaaaaccctaatttaaagaactactcatacatacaagcataccatgtataaattctataagcctagggggaagggaaatttcaattccctcatgacgacagaggtgggttttaaggagcttgcgaaaggcaaggagggtgggggcaactctgatatctggggggagctggttccagagggtcggggccgccacagagaaggctcttctcctgggtcccgccaaacgacattgcttagtcgacggtacccggagaaggccaactctgtgggacctaaccggtcgctgggattcgtgcggcagaaggcggtcccggagatattctgctccgatgccatgaagggctttataggtcataaccaacactttgaattgtgaccggaaattgatcggcaaccaatgcagactgcggagtgttggtgtaacatgggcatgccttgggaagcccatgattgctctcgcagctgcattctgcacgatctgaagtttccaaacacttttcaaaggtagccccatgtagagagtagaAATGTCAAACTGAAACTATACTCACATCTCAAGTATGGACCTTCCCCCGAGCAGGGTGGGTGTGGGGAGTCCATCAGAGGAACCCCACAGGCCCCCACCTGCTTCAGCTTTGCCTTTGCCAGGGCAGTGCTGGAAGGGGGCTGTCCTGGAGCCTCCCCACCACTTGGTGCCTGGCAGGCCCAGGTGTGGTGAGTGGGCCAGCGGGTGGAGCCAAGAAGGGAGACGGCACAGAGGAAACCCTTTCAAACTGTGACTGCCGCCTGCTCCCTAGGCACAAGGTGAGCTATGGAACAGAGGGGACCTCAACTGCAAGGTTGCCTGGCGCCCTGGACAGGACTGGGACTAGTAAGAGTGCGCTGGAAATATTTTCAGGCACCTGGAGGGAGAGAACTTAACTGACCCACGGTCTACAGGGGCCAAGCAGCCATAAGATGACTGCGAAGAGAAAGGCTGCCTCCTGTGTTGGCCATGGCCACCCCTTCACTAGATCTTATGTGTAGGGAGGTTTTATTTTAACACATGTGCTCAAAAGCATtctaggtcttattttggggatagGTCCTATTTTTTGGGAGACACAGTAGATAAGGCACATAGAACATGtggcaaaaaaaatatgttgctGGTCTGATTGGCATAAGTTTGCTATGCGTTCTGTACTTGAATTCTGTTTTATGTGCTCATTATTCCTTGGACGCCATTAATAGTTTAATTCAAACGGATAATAAACATTGTTCACAAATGTTTGCCTTCCTGTATTGACAGAGGCTGTTGGAGATTGCAGACGGGTCTGAGTATCTCAGGCTGCAGGTAGAAGGAGGTGGTTGTTCAGGTTTCCAATACAAATTTTCCTTGGATACAGTTGTCAATTCTGATGACAGGTGAGTGCATAGATTAAACTGCATGTGACAGATGAGAGAATTGTAGAACTGTGGACAAAGAAGGTTGGTGGTTGAATAACAATTCCTTTGCCCTCAAGTTCATATTTTACTGTTCTCTGCTATTgggcatatactgtacatatcatTACCAGGGTTTATAGCAAAATAGATTTAATTACGGGGAGGGGGAAGTATTGGCCCTGGATACACCAGAGCCAAGTCCTTATACAATTGTGGAGCATCattgggtgactttgaaccaattGTTCTTCCTCAGCCTATTCTACTTCATAGCGTGAGACTGGTGGATAAAATTGGATGGAGGAGACccaattttaattgttttgaGTTCTCTTTTCCCTGCTGTATTCAGGTAGTCTGTATAGTactataaaatattcatttctaaatattattattattattattattattattattattaattagattaattagattagatccgtagactcagggcggctcacaacaacagcaaagacaatgtaaaaacaaatctaataatttaaaaacacactaaaaaccccattattaaaagcaaacatacacacaaacataccatgtataaactgtataggcccgggggagatgtctcagttcccccatgcctgacagcagagatgggtcttaagaactttacgaaagtcaaggatggtggggacagttctaatctccggggggagctggttccagagggtcggggccgccacagagaaggctcttcccctggatcccgccaaacgacattgtttagtcgacgggacccggagaaggccaactctgtgggacctaaccggttgctgggattcgtgcggcagaaggcggtcctggagatattctggtccgatgccatgaagggctttatagctcataaccaacactttaaattgtgaccggaaactgatcggcaaccaatgcagactgcagagtgttggtgtaacatgggcataccttggaaagcccatgactgctctcgcagctgcattctgcacaatctgaagtttccgaacacttttcaaaggtagccccatttagagagcattacagtagtcgaacctcgaggtgatgagggcatgagtgactgtgagcagtgactccctgtccaggtagggccgcaactggtgcaccaggtgaacctgggcaaacgcccccctcaccacagctgcaTCTGGTATGTATCTCTAAATGactcaaaacaattaaaaataattcaacaACAAACCATAAACAAAATTTAGAGTAATTGGACAAGAATCCTAAAAGATTTCCACCCTCCTGTGAATGTTTTGTTTACACATTAACCAGAGTTTAAAACCACAGCTAAAGTATTTTGGATTGGTGCAAATATTGTCTGTGCTCCTTTTCCAGAGTTTTTGAGAAAGGCGGTGCCAGAGTGATTGTGGACTTGGACAGCTTAAGCTTTGTGAAAGGAGCGATGGTGGACTTCAACCAGGAGCTAATTCGCAGCGCGTTCCAAGTAGTAAACAATCCGCAGGCAGAACAAGGTTGTTCTTGTGGATCATCTTTCTCAGTTAAACTCTGAATGAACTGCTCCGTGTGGACTGAACGATGAAGAAAATctccttttgtttttttctttcctattctCCAGTTCAGCTGAATAACTGGTTTAATCTGTGGTACTGCATGATGAAAGAAACTATCTTAGACAAGACTCAGTCAAGAACTTATTTATCCAAGCcagaatgtaaaatcaattaatctcaTTTGGTGTCTGTGAGTCTCCAAGTTTTTGCTTTAGAGAAGAGATCTAAGCAGTCGGCTTCTGCTGAAATTTcatgaactatttatttattacaatctTTTCTTACTTTATGTTAAAACCTTCCAGTTTTTAACAGTGCTGTATAACGAGATTTTTGTGAATGGGGTTTGCATAGCCAAGGAAGGTTTCTATATGAGAttgaagcagtaatgggcagccaaaatttttactgccacactgtgggtgtgacttattttgtgggtgtggcttaatggtcatgtgattgggtaggagtggcttgccggccatgtgatcaggtgggagtggcttgaacggtcatcattgttcaagtgaactgttaaatcctcgacttacaaccttaccagtgtcgctcgctggggtgacaatttgctttgtgtttcctgcgctctccttcctgggttgtcccccagcgtgaggctggaggggagctgggcaggagagagggaagctcgtcagagtccggaaaggaggaaagaggaaaaagaaaggagcgcagatgtagcagcagcagccagggggaggaggggggaaggggagCCAAGCCGAATCCTgtgatccaggaagtgacagacgCCAATCAACTGGATCTGCGCACGCattttcatttctgccggtggaactgtgttccaccctgtcctgcctgctgcccacctgtgTTGAACTGAGGCTGAGCATACAATAATAAACAGACATGCCTGCATGGAGAAATCACCAATGTTTTGATGAAGCGGCAGGAGAGATTGTCTGCATAATACAGGTTACTCCAATTTTTGATTACAGTAAAACAAGTGTTCCTCCCCCCATTCCCCATTAGCTAGCTCTTGTATTTATTACCTAGATTTATGAAGAGAATTTGGCAACAGCATATACTTTTTCTTTTACCCTAGCACTCTGAAAGATGGGGGAATTGTTTGGGCTGATCTCATTCTGAGGCATCCCTTCGGTTGATTTTTTCCCTCCTGAAGAGCCTTCTTGTAACACAGGGAGATTCATTTCTGCTACTGCTATGTGTTTCCACTCCAAAACCAGTTTAGTATagagcagaggtaggcaaagttggctcttctataacatgtggacttcaactcccagaattcctgagctagcatgattggctcaggaattctgggagttgaagtccacaagtcatagaagagccatctttgcctataCCTGGtatagagcaatgatggcaaaccttttttggtttggcaTGTATGCACGTGCCCACACGCCTTCCCTCACCCCATGCATGCGCAATCCCTG
This genomic window from Erythrolamprus reginae isolate rEryReg1 chromosome 1, rEryReg1.hap1, whole genome shotgun sequence contains:
- the ISCA2 gene encoding iron-sulfur cluster assembly 2 homolog, mitochondrial, with the protein product MAALAALSSFRALSSFRQNSCSPAIWQLTRSPFCAMENRVCMSRIRRQWIASSASGETQTYSSNGQIYLSESCVKRLLEIADGSEYLRLQVEGGGCSGFQYKFSLDTVVNSDDRVFEKGGARVIVDLDSLSFVKGAMVDFNQELIRSAFQVVNNPQAEQGCSCGSSFSVKL